Part of the Myxococcales bacterium genome is shown below.
CGTGGTGGGCGGCGTGGAGACCTTTCGAGATCTTAGTGAACTGGAGAATCTTCGGCGCAGATTGCGTCAGGAATATTCCTTTCAGGACATCATCAGCAAAAACCACCGCATTCAGGAGTTTTTTCGGATCCTTCCCGATATCGCCGGGTCGGGTAGCACCGTTTTGATCCAGGGGCCGAGCGGCTCGGGTAAGGAACTGCTGGCTCGCGCCATCCACCACCTGAGCGGGCGAAAGGGCAAACCGTTCGTGGCGATCAATTGCGGCGCCCTCCCCGACACGTTACTGGAGTCGGAGTTGTTCGGCTATAAAGCGGGCGCTTTCACCGACGCGAAACGGGACAAGCCGGGACGATTCGCTTTGGCGAAAGGCGGTTCACTTTTTCTGGACGAGATCGGCGACATCTCGGCCGCCTTGCAAATCAAGCTACTCCGGGTGCTCCAGGAAAAAACATTTGAGCCGCTCGGGAGCGGTAAATCCGAGCGCGCCGACGTTCGCATCATCGCCGCGACCAACCGGGACTTACGTGAGGAAATGGCGCGCGGTCGGTTCCGGGAAGACCTTTATTACCGGCTCAACGTGTTGCGGATCGATTTACCCCCGTTAAAGGACAGAAAAGAGGACATCCCGTTGCTCGTCGATCATTTCATCGCTCGCTTCAACTCCGAAAAAGGCCGCGATATCGTCGGCATGACACAACGAGCGTTAGCAGCGCTCATGGCGTATGATTTCCCCGGCAACATCCGGGAACTGGGAAACGCCATCGAGCGAGCCTTCATCCTGAGCAAGAAAAAGTTGATCGACGTGGATTGTTTGCCGCCTGAAATTACCGGCGGTTCCGTGTTGTCGACGGATGCGCTGCAGGAAAGCAACCCGCTTAAAGTGGCCGAAGCCGAAGTCATTCGCCAGGCTCTGCACCGTTTCGAAGGGCATCGAGGCAAGACGGCCAAGGCCCTCGGAATGCACAAGACCACCTTGTTCCGCAAGATGAAACAATTGGGAATCGTCTATCCCAATCCGGTGCCGCCACTCCAACGATAATTGCATTTTCGCAATCGTTCGTGCGTCCTGGATTGCATAAATGCATCCTTCCAATCCGGATTGAAAAACCCCTCGCCATCCCAACCGCTTGATTAATCAGCTTTTCCTTGCGCCTCGGCCGGTT
Proteins encoded:
- a CDS encoding sigma 54-interacting transcriptional regulator, coding for MKKDFWELILNSVADGVFTVNDEWRITSWNHAAEGITGFSREEAIGKRCHDVFRANVCQEGCVLRRTLKTGENMVNLPINILTKDGLEKPISISTAVLRNKGNDVVGGVETFRDLSELENLRRRLRQEYSFQDIISKNHRIQEFFRILPDIAGSGSTVLIQGPSGSGKELLARAIHHLSGRKGKPFVAINCGALPDTLLESELFGYKAGAFTDAKRDKPGRFALAKGGSLFLDEIGDISAALQIKLLRVLQEKTFEPLGSGKSERADVRIIAATNRDLREEMARGRFREDLYYRLNVLRIDLPPLKDRKEDIPLLVDHFIARFNSEKGRDIVGMTQRALAALMAYDFPGNIRELGNAIERAFILSKKKLIDVDCLPPEITGGSVLSTDALQESNPLKVAEAEVIRQALHRFEGHRGKTAKALGMHKTTLFRKMKQLGIVYPNPVPPLQR